In the genome of Massilibacillus massiliensis, one region contains:
- a CDS encoding peptidylprolyl isomerase, protein MKKAIIEMAHGNIVIELFEKEAPGTVANFEKLIKEGFYNGLKFHRVIPEFVAQGGCPKGNGTGGPGYTIKCETEGNPHIHDKGALSMAHRGKDTGGSQFFLVLEAQPHLDGVHTVFGQVVEGLDVMDKIQQGDLMQNVTVVED, encoded by the coding sequence ATGAAAAAAGCGATTATTGAAATGGCACATGGCAATATTGTGATTGAATTATTTGAAAAAGAAGCGCCCGGTACGGTTGCCAATTTTGAGAAGTTAATCAAGGAAGGTTTTTATAACGGCTTAAAGTTTCATCGAGTGATTCCTGAATTCGTAGCACAAGGTGGTTGTCCAAAAGGGAATGGAACAGGCGGACCTGGTTATACCATCAAATGTGAAACAGAAGGAAATCCACATATCCATGATAAAGGTGCTTTGTCTATGGCACATCGTGGTAAAGATACAGGCGGCAGTCAATTCTTCCTCGTACTTGAAGCACAGCCTCATTTAGATGGTGTACATACTGTATTTGGTCAAGTTGTTGAAGGTCTTGATGTGATGGATAAGATTCAACAAGGTGATTTGATGCAGAATGTTACTGTTGTTGAGGATTAA
- the ytaF gene encoding sporulation membrane protein YtaF, whose protein sequence is MDLSYVILLGIAVSIDGFFAGIAYGLKNIKVSFTALSIIGFVTLICTALAMQGSSLLLNFVSPVIATYFGALLLIIIGLSNILRLYLTNPTEKQTRETTAKPMKITFALGRIVISIMKKPECADIDHSNHINKFEAFLLGLALGIDNMVATFAAGLTHPLHFSTPLIMCIIQSSIVWSGIYLSAKIVSPKFKQKLAYAPGCVLILLGLFRL, encoded by the coding sequence ATGGATCTATCTTATGTGATTTTACTTGGGATAGCAGTAAGTATTGACGGATTTTTTGCCGGTATTGCTTATGGCTTAAAAAATATCAAAGTGTCTTTTACAGCACTTTCAATCATCGGATTTGTAACATTAATTTGTACGGCACTCGCAATGCAAGGTTCTTCACTACTGCTCAATTTTGTCAGTCCTGTTATTGCAACATATTTTGGTGCTTTACTACTTATTATCATCGGATTATCAAACATTTTACGATTATACTTAACCAATCCTACAGAAAAACAAACGCGAGAGACCACTGCTAAACCTATGAAAATTACATTTGCATTAGGGCGGATCGTCATTAGCATCATGAAAAAACCAGAATGTGCCGATATAGATCACTCAAATCACATTAATAAATTTGAAGCATTTTTACTTGGCCTCGCACTTGGCATCGATAATATGGTCGCAACATTCGCTGCAGGTCTTACCCACCCCTTGCATTTTTCCACGCCATTGATTATGTGCATTATACAGAGCAGTATTGTTTGGAGTGGTATCTATCTATCGGCAAAAATTGTTTCTCCAAAATTCAAACAAAAACTTGCCTATGCACCTGGCTGTGTTTTAATCTTACTTGGACTCTTCCGTCTATAA
- a CDS encoding sulfite exporter TauE/SafE family protein has product MDDISLEILLFVMAAGFIAAFIDSVVGGGGLISLPALMMTGMPMVQVLGTNKVSASMGALSSVLSFIRSGKVDFALMKYLFPLGFFGSACGVYVVRLIPSDFLKPMVVVMLILVTIYSLFRKDWGKTSTYTGMTNKKLALSGLVAVGMGFYDGFFGPGAGSFMLFGFLCIGFEFVGAAANARALNFASNIAAAIAFACLGVVNYYYAIPMGIAMICGALLGTRMALKKGAGYVKPLFIFMTVILIGKQIWDVFK; this is encoded by the coding sequence GCAGCAGGCTTTATTGCAGCTTTTATTGATTCGGTTGTTGGCGGCGGCGGGTTGATTTCGCTTCCGGCTTTGATGATGACGGGGATGCCAATGGTACAAGTGTTAGGTACGAATAAGGTGAGTGCATCGATGGGAGCGCTTAGCAGTGTATTGTCATTTATACGTTCGGGTAAAGTCGATTTTGCACTGATGAAATATTTATTTCCTTTAGGTTTTTTTGGGTCGGCTTGCGGTGTTTATGTTGTACGTTTGATACCGTCTGATTTTTTGAAGCCTATGGTTGTTGTGATGCTAATTTTGGTTACGATTTATAGTTTATTTCGCAAGGATTGGGGAAAGACTTCTACTTATACAGGCATGACAAACAAGAAACTAGCTTTAAGTGGGCTGGTGGCAGTGGGCATGGGATTTTATGATGGATTTTTCGGACCGGGTGCGGGATCGTTTATGTTATTTGGTTTTCTTTGTATTGGCTTTGAGTTTGTTGGAGCAGCGGCAAATGCACGGGCTTTAAATTTTGCGAGCAATATTGCGGCCGCGATTGCTTTTGCCTGTTTGGGCGTTGTGAATTATTACTATGCGATTCCGATGGGGATTGCGATGATTTGCGGTGCTTTATTGGGCACAAGGATGGCCTTAAAAAAGGGTGCAGGTTACGTCAAACCATTATTTATTTTCATGACAGTTATATTGATTGGAAAACAAATATGGGATGTTTTTAAATAG
- a CDS encoding Ppx/GppA phosphatase family protein translates to MIQGMIDIGSNTIRLAVYKVEDGRLELLFKKKHMVGLAAYIKNNWMQPEGIQKACEVLTEFKVLLHHFHITNVVAFTTAALRNVENSKEAVGEIIAKTGIDITVISGDEEATLDFIGATYKMEIKEGILIDIGGASTELVVYKDNTILYMSSMQIGSLAMHTKHVKGLLPSEAEAEIIREDVLYALEKEVDIKDGVYEDVCGIGGTFKGAGKLNNELFHLPKENCMIDASCIDAMIRRFECDSESISNASLEVLLKVVPERIKTIIPGLIIIDTLVKKFKSKRITVSDSGVREGYLYHKVIHK, encoded by the coding sequence ATGATTCAGGGGATGATTGATATTGGTTCAAATACCATTCGGCTGGCAGTTTATAAAGTTGAAGATGGCCGATTGGAGTTATTGTTTAAAAAGAAACATATGGTAGGACTTGCCGCTTATATCAAAAACAATTGGATGCAGCCAGAGGGAATTCAGAAGGCATGTGAGGTTTTAACAGAGTTTAAAGTACTATTGCATCATTTTCATATTACCAATGTTGTTGCATTTACGACCGCTGCATTACGTAATGTTGAAAATAGCAAGGAAGCTGTAGGAGAGATCATCGCTAAAACGGGCATTGATATTACTGTAATTTCTGGAGATGAAGAAGCTACACTAGATTTTATCGGTGCAACGTATAAAATGGAGATAAAAGAAGGTATCCTGATTGACATTGGGGGCGCAAGTACGGAACTGGTCGTTTACAAGGACAATACAATTCTTTACATGAGCAGTATGCAGATTGGTTCGTTGGCTATGCATACCAAGCATGTAAAAGGTTTGCTGCCAAGTGAAGCTGAAGCGGAAATTATCAGAGAAGATGTTCTTTATGCACTGGAAAAGGAAGTTGATATAAAAGATGGTGTGTATGAGGATGTTTGTGGAATTGGGGGGACTTTTAAAGGGGCGGGCAAATTGAATAATGAATTATTTCATTTGCCGAAAGAAAATTGTATGATTGATGCAAGTTGTATTGACGCAATGATTCGCAGATTTGAGTGTGATTCGGAGTCAATTTCTAATGCTTCTTTAGAAGTTTTACTAAAGGTTGTACCAGAACGAATTAAAACGATTATCCCAGGCTTGATTATTATAGATACATTAGTAAAAAAATTTAAGAGTAAAAGAATCACTGTAAGTGATTCTGGCGTGCGTGAAGGATATTTATATCATAAAGTTATCCATAAGTAA